Genomic DNA from Jonesia denitrificans DSM 20603:
AACGTCAACAAGTGTGCCGTGGTTCTGTGAGAGCCATTCTCTGAGAAAGTTCTCGACACGTCCTGCCAACGCGTGGTCGCACTCGAGTTCTGAGACGTCCACCCAACGGTGCTCAACCACCTGCATCTGGTCAAGAACCTCAGATGTTGCTGACGAATAAGCGCGGACAAGACCTGACGCCCCAAGCAATACCCCGCCGAAGTACCGCGAAACCACGACAACCACATTGCTCAACGACCGTGCACGCAAAACCTCAAGCATCGGGATTCCCGCAGTACCAGATGGTTCACCGTCATCAGACGATCGTTGTTCCGGAATATCCATCCCCACACTCAGCGCCACACAGTGGTGACGGGCGTCGTAGAATTCGTGGCGAACCTCGTGGATGACCTTGTCTGCGTCATCTTTGCTGGTCACATGAGCAGCGGTGGCAATGAAACGAGACTTTTTGATCACTATCTCGTGCCGGTGCCACCCTGCAACCGTTGACAACAAAGGACGGTCCTTGTGCACATCAGTCATGAGAACCATCCTCTGGTTGGGCAGCTGACATCGTGGACCTCACGGACATACGCACCCACACGGCGCCTCCCACTGCGAGCGCACCAAGAAAGAGGACAGCCCCAAGCAATGGTGCACGGTGACTCATGCTGGGGGCAGCCACCATGATGATGCCCACGGCGATGGTGATACTTGTGGTCGCAAGGAGAACGGGGGTCCACATCGTCAGGATGGAGCGAGTGTCCCAGTGTTGCTGAGGGTGCGGTGTTGCCCACTGTTGGGTTGCAACGGTTGATCCGATGATGAGGATTGTGTTCACTGCTGCGAGAACTGTGGGGTGTTGGGGGTCTGTTTGGGTGAGGTGAATGATTGTCAGTGCCCACGCAGTGATGAGTGCAGGTAGGGCCCCGCGTGTCAAGCCGATGATGGCCAGCGTTGCGGCCACGATGATGCTGGTGATCTGGGCTAGTGCGGGCATCCATGTTGTGGCGGACACGGTGGTGGTTGTGAGGAGGAGGACCAGGGGGAGGTAGGCCAGCCAGGCTGGGTGTGTTGTTCGGTTGACGATGCGTGGTGTGGGGGTGGTTGTGCGGTGGTGGCGTTGGGTTTTCCGGGTCATCGTTGGGTCCGTTTGGTCCGTTGGGTGTGGCGGTCGAGGTGGGTGAAGGCCTGGTGGGGGTTGGCGTTGTCCCATTGGATCACGGGGCAGTGGAGGTCGGTGAGCCCGGCGATGCGTTGGGATCGTTCGTGGGAGATGATGCGCCAGGCTTGTTGTGCGCGGGGGGTCAGGCCCCAGGTGTTTGTGGTGGGGAGGGTGTCGATGATGATGAGGGAGTGTCCGTGGCGGGTGATGGAGAGTGCGGCGTCGTAGGCGGCGTTGTCGAGGAGTGTAGATAGAAGGTAGACCTGTGCGCCGGCGGGGATGGCGGGTGCTCTGGTTCTTTCTGGTGGGGCGCCGTGGGGTGTGGCGAGAGCGAGGGCGTGTTGCAGGCGGGCGAGGTGGCGTGCACCGGTTGCTGGTGATAGTGGTGGGCGGGGGTGGCCGAGGTCTTCGAGTCCGACGCGGTCGCCTCGGGTGATGTGGGTGTGTGCAAGGGAGAGACCGGCGATTCGGGCGATGTCGAGTGAGGTGCGTTGGTCGGGGCGAGGTTGTGATCCTGACCCCCAGAGGGCGATTTCGCGTCCGACGTCATCGCGTGAGTCGATCATGATGACGATGGTTGCTTCGGCTTGTGCGTAGGTTCGGCGTACGTAGAGGTTGGTGAGGTCGGGGGATTTGCGGGCGGTTGCGTACCAGTTGATGGTGGAGCGCCGGTCGTGGGGTTGCATGGGGGCGAGGTCGAGGAATTCGGTTCCTGCTCCTCGGGCTCGTGAGGTGTGGGGGCCGGTGAGTCCGGTGATTCGGGCGACAAGCGGGACGGTGGGCAGTGGTGTGGCTGCGGGCAGAACAGTGACGTGGCCCAGGTTTGTGGTGATGGTGTCGCTGATGAGGCCGTAGTGGGGTGCGGTGAGCGTGGTGGTTGCTGTTCCCAGGTGTCGTTGGCCTGTTCGGGCAAGGGGGATGGTGATGTCAATGT
This window encodes:
- a CDS encoding IMPACT family protein, with the protein product MTDVHKDRPLLSTVAGWHRHEIVIKKSRFIATAAHVTSKDDADKVIHEVRHEFYDARHHCVALSVGMDIPEQRSSDDGEPSGTAGIPMLEVLRARSLSNVVVVVSRYFGGVLLGASGLVRAYSSATSEVLDQMQVVEHRWVDVSELECDHALAGRVENFLREWLSQNHGTLVDVRYHSNVNFTIESSHTDDLNKILASEFSGKLRAIHVDRVIR
- a CDS encoding DUF58 domain-containing protein, with translation MTNAAWYQTNTPRDFAILGVLTLAIALIFAHPLIALIACSLILIALLMRHPRPTTAPTVTTTVTTDAHPNSQHITATATITTPISADAHIRIETPGAPPITYSLRVATTEHIDITIPLARTGQRHLGTATTTLTAPHYGLISDTITTNLGHVTVLPAATPLPTVPLVARITGLTGPHTSRARGAGTEFLDLAPMQPHDRRSTINWYATARKSPDLTNLYVRRTYAQAEATIVIMIDSRDDVGREIALWGSGSQPRPDQRTSLDIARIAGLSLAHTHITRGDRVGLEDLGHPRPPLSPATGARHLARLQHALALATPHGAPPERTRAPAIPAGAQVYLLSTLLDNAAYDAALSITRHGHSLIIIDTLPTTNTWGLTPRAQQAWRIISHERSQRIAGLTDLHCPVIQWDNANPHQAFTHLDRHTQRTKRTQR